A genomic window from Blattabacterium cuenoti includes:
- the guaB gene encoding IMP dehydrogenase yields MSLDKKILKEAFTFDDVLLIPSYSSILPSEVSLKTSLTFDITMNIPLLSAAMDTVTESSLAISIAREGGIGIIHKNMNIQCQSEEVYKVKRSESGMIDDPITLSKTSTLRKAQYLMNYYHISGLPVIEKDHTLIGIITNRDIKYRLDLDTLVEDVMTKEKLITSKKNISLEEAKNILLRERIEKLPIVDNFKKLVGLITIRDIDNIIEYPNACKDYKGRLRVGAAVGIDKNTLSRVDSLVKVGVDLITIDSAHGHSLMVLEMIKSIKNNFPKLTLIAGNIVTMKAAKDLIDAGSTILKVGIGSGSICTTRVIAGVGMPQITAINNVYEYAKTKNVNVISDGGIRYSGDVVKAIAAGASSVMIGSLFAGTDEAPGEEIIFQGRKFKTYVGMGSLDAMKRGSKDRYFQLKEKNVVPEGIEAKVPYKGKMKDVIYQICGGLRSGMGYCGVSTIKELIKMGKFVKITNSGLKENHPHSVSITKESPNYYRK; encoded by the coding sequence ATGTCTTTAGATAAAAAGATTTTAAAAGAAGCTTTTACATTTGATGATGTTTTATTAATTCCATCCTATTCTTCTATATTACCATCTGAAGTTTCTTTAAAAACATCTCTTACATTTGATATTACAATGAATATTCCTTTATTAAGTGCTGCGATGGATACTGTAACAGAATCTTCCTTAGCTATATCAATAGCTAGAGAAGGAGGAATAGGGATTATTCATAAAAATATGAATATTCAATGTCAATCAGAAGAAGTTTATAAAGTAAAAAGAAGTGAAAGTGGAATGATAGATGATCCAATTACACTTTCAAAAACATCTACACTTAGAAAAGCACAATATTTAATGAATTATTATCATATTTCTGGACTTCCAGTGATAGAAAAAGATCATACATTAATTGGAATCATTACTAATAGAGATATTAAATATCGTCTAGATTTAGATACTTTAGTAGAAGATGTAATGACGAAAGAAAAATTAATTACTTCTAAAAAAAATATTTCTTTAGAAGAAGCTAAAAATATTCTTTTAAGAGAAAGAATAGAAAAATTACCGATTGTTGATAATTTTAAAAAATTAGTAGGATTAATTACAATTAGAGATATTGATAATATAATAGAATATCCTAATGCTTGTAAAGATTATAAAGGACGTTTACGTGTAGGTGCTGCTGTAGGAATAGATAAAAATACTTTATCTAGAGTAGATTCTTTAGTAAAAGTTGGTGTAGATTTAATAACTATTGACTCTGCTCATGGTCATTCTTTAATGGTATTAGAAATGATAAAATCTATTAAAAATAATTTTCCTAAATTAACTTTGATAGCTGGGAATATAGTAACAATGAAAGCGGCAAAAGATTTAATAGATGCTGGATCTACTATTTTAAAAGTAGGAATAGGATCGGGATCTATTTGTACTACTAGAGTAATAGCTGGAGTAGGAATGCCTCAAATTACTGCTATTAATAATGTTTATGAGTATGCTAAAACAAAAAATGTAAATGTAATATCTGATGGGGGAATAAGATATTCCGGAGATGTAGTAAAAGCTATTGCTGCTGGAGCTAGTTCAGTTATGATTGGTAGTTTATTTGCAGGTACAGATGAAGCTCCAGGAGAGGAGATTATTTTTCAAGGAAGAAAATTTAAAACATATGTAGGAATGGGATCTTTAGATGCTATGAAAAGAGGAAGTAAAGATCGTTATTTTCAATTGAAAGAAAAAAATGTTGTTCCAGAAGGAATAGAAGCTAAAGTTCCTTATAAAGGAAAAATGAAAGATGTTATTTATCAAATTTGTGGAGGATTACGTTCTGGGATGGGATATTGTGGAGTTTCTACAATTAAAGAATTAATAAAAATGGGAAAATTTGTTAAAATTACTAATTCTGGATTAAAAGAAAATCATCCACATAGTGTGAGTATTACTAAAGAATCTCCTAATTATTATAGAAAATAA
- the rplS gene encoding 50S ribosomal protein L19 has protein sequence MSENLIKKIENKYFFKKKLPFFNSGDTITVFFEIKEGEKKRIQTFKGIVIKKQGKGFTKTFTIRKMSGEIGVERIFILYHPNIKNIEVNKKGKVRRSKIYYFRSLKGKKARIKNK, from the coding sequence ATGTCTGAAAATTTAATAAAAAAAATAGAAAATAAATATTTTTTTAAAAAAAAATTACCATTTTTTAATTCTGGAGATACTATTACTGTTTTTTTTGAAATAAAAGAAGGAGAAAAAAAAAGAATACAAACTTTTAAAGGAATAGTAATTAAAAAACAAGGAAAAGGTTTCACAAAAACTTTTACTATCCGTAAAATGAGTGGTGAGATAGGTGTAGAACGTATATTTATATTATATCATCCAAATATAAAAAATATAGAAGTAAATAAAAAAGGAAAAGTTCGTAGATCTAAAATTTATTATTTTAGATCTCTAAAAGGTAAAAAAGCTAGAATAAAAAATAAATAA
- the glmM gene encoding phosphoglucosamine mutase gives MVLVKSLSGIRGTLGGKVGNGFTPIDIIKFLAGYVTWIKKKYKNKHKYLIIFGRDGRITSTLFQKFLIITFQNFGINVIDIGLSTTPTVGFAIINEKADGGIMLTASHNKKNWNGLKLFNSMGEFLSKKDFQWFYSIVKKKKLNFVSFKKLGNYLYKKNYIHKHIKTILSLPLVDQKMIQKAKFKIVVDGINSTGGIAVPLLLKFLGVKVIKMYCTPHGNFSHHPEPIKKNLNKICKKVPKIKADLGISVDPDVDRVVFICENGDFFGEEYTLISISDYILKNKLGPIVSTLSSSQALYDLSIKNGVPYYATPVGEVHVVEKMKEVKAVIGGEGNGGIIYPNFRYGRDGLVGIALFLSYISKLTQKSLIKLKKRYPNYFMLKKKIRLSFYQKKQQILNFFKKKYKEKKMNFQDGIKISFLKNEWVHIRQSNTENIIRIHIESTSKKRVNFLYKKIFNEIKNSNNFK, from the coding sequence TTGGTACTTGTTAAATCTTTATCTGGAATAAGAGGTACTTTAGGAGGAAAAGTAGGAAATGGTTTTACTCCTATAGATATTATTAAATTTTTAGCAGGATATGTTACCTGGATAAAAAAAAAATATAAAAATAAACATAAATATTTAATAATCTTTGGAAGAGATGGTAGGATTACGTCTACTTTATTTCAAAAATTTTTAATTATTACTTTTCAAAATTTTGGAATTAATGTTATAGATATTGGTTTATCTACAACACCTACTGTTGGTTTTGCTATAATTAATGAAAAAGCAGATGGTGGGATAATGTTAACTGCCAGTCATAATAAAAAAAATTGGAATGGATTGAAACTATTCAATTCTATGGGTGAATTTTTATCTAAAAAAGATTTTCAATGGTTTTATTCTATAGTAAAAAAAAAAAAATTAAATTTTGTTTCTTTCAAAAAATTAGGTAATTATTTATATAAAAAAAATTATATTCATAAACATATAAAAACTATTTTATCTTTACCTTTAGTAGATCAAAAAATGATTCAAAAAGCTAAATTTAAAATTGTTGTAGATGGAATAAATTCAACAGGAGGAATAGCTGTCCCTTTACTTTTAAAATTTTTAGGAGTTAAAGTAATTAAAATGTATTGTACTCCACATGGAAATTTTAGTCATCATCCTGAACCTATAAAAAAAAATTTAAATAAAATTTGTAAAAAAGTACCTAAAATTAAAGCAGATCTAGGAATATCTGTAGATCCTGATGTAGATAGGGTTGTTTTTATTTGTGAAAATGGAGATTTTTTTGGGGAAGAATATACTTTAATTTCTATTTCTGATTATATTTTAAAAAATAAATTAGGTCCTATTGTATCTACTTTATCTTCTTCTCAAGCTTTATATGATTTGTCTATAAAAAATGGTGTTCCTTATTATGCTACCCCTGTAGGTGAAGTTCATGTCGTTGAAAAAATGAAAGAAGTTAAAGCAGTAATTGGTGGGGAAGGAAATGGTGGGATTATCTATCCAAATTTCCGTTATGGAAGAGATGGATTAGTAGGTATCGCTTTATTTTTAAGTTATATTTCGAAATTAACTCAAAAATCATTAATTAAATTAAAAAAAAGGTATCCTAATTATTTTATGTTAAAAAAAAAAATTAGATTATCTTTTTATCAAAAAAAACAACAAATATTAAATTTTTTTAAAAAAAAATATAAAGAAAAAAAAATGAATTTCCAAGATGGAATTAAAATTTCATTTTTGAAAAATGAATGGGTTCATATAAGACAATCTAATACTGAAAATATTATTAGAATACATATAGAAAGTACGTCAAAAAAACGGGTAAATTTTTTATATAAAAAAATTTTTAATGAAATAAAAAATTCTAATAATTTTAAATAA
- the dnaB gene encoding replicative DNA helicase, which produces MNKKHNLIYKEDNKKYYDHFIKNVKIPPQALDLEEVILGSIMIDKKGLDIIIDILVPEIFYKKEHQDIFRSIQKLYHNYHPIDLYTVSNQLKKDGNLDKIGGELYLIELTQKVISSAHIEYHSRIIQQKFILRKLINISSYIIKNCYHDNIDVFELLDEAESKLFEINQKYLITKKYETTESLVKKAIDKIKKIENNKERLSGISSGFYHLDQITSGWQNSDLIILASRPGMGKTTFMLSMVRDIVLKQKVPAVIFSLEMSSIQLITRLISSETGISSEKIKKANLSDLDWKNIFNKTSKLKKAPLFIDDTPSLSIFNLRAKCRNLISQHGIKLILIDYMQLMGINDHNLKLLRNREQEISIISRNLKSMAKELDIPIIALSQLSRAVEIRGGSRRPLLSDLRESGSIEQDADIVLFIYRPEYYGFKIWDTEKKESCIGQAEIIIAKHRNGSLDKIRLKFVSDQVKFLDFQKKDSKYFIWEENYKENFFIKNHENNDFLEEDFNKN; this is translated from the coding sequence ATGAATAAAAAACATAATTTGATATATAAAGAAGATAATAAAAAATATTATGATCATTTTATTAAAAATGTAAAAATTCCTCCTCAAGCATTAGATTTAGAAGAAGTCATTCTAGGGTCTATAATGATAGATAAAAAAGGATTAGATATAATCATTGATATTCTTGTTCCTGAAATTTTTTACAAAAAAGAACATCAAGATATATTTCGTTCTATTCAAAAATTATATCATAATTATCATCCAATAGATTTATATACTGTTTCTAATCAATTAAAAAAAGATGGGAATCTTGATAAAATTGGAGGTGAATTGTATTTAATAGAATTAACACAAAAAGTTATTTCTTCCGCACATATTGAATATCATAGTCGTATTATTCAACAAAAATTTATTTTAAGAAAACTAATTAATATATCTTCATATATTATAAAAAATTGTTATCATGATAATATAGATGTTTTTGAATTATTAGATGAAGCAGAATCTAAACTTTTTGAAATAAATCAAAAATATTTAATAACGAAAAAATATGAAACAACTGAATCTCTTGTTAAAAAAGCTATTGATAAAATAAAAAAAATAGAAAATAATAAAGAAAGATTAAGTGGAATTTCTTCTGGTTTTTATCATTTAGATCAAATAACTTCTGGTTGGCAAAATTCAGATTTAATTATATTAGCGTCTAGACCAGGAATGGGAAAAACAACATTTATGTTATCTATGGTAAGAGATATAGTATTAAAACAAAAAGTTCCTGCAGTAATTTTTTCATTAGAAATGTCATCTATTCAATTAATAACAAGATTGATTTCATCAGAAACAGGAATATCTTCAGAAAAAATAAAAAAAGCTAATCTCTCTGATTTAGATTGGAAAAATATTTTTAATAAAACCTCAAAATTAAAAAAAGCTCCTCTCTTTATTGATGATACTCCTTCTTTATCTATATTTAATTTAAGAGCAAAATGCAGAAATTTAATATCTCAACATGGAATTAAATTAATATTAATTGATTATATGCAATTAATGGGAATTAATGATCATAATTTAAAATTATTAAGAAATAGAGAACAAGAAATTTCAATAATTTCTAGAAATTTAAAATCTATGGCTAAAGAATTAGATATTCCTATAATAGCTTTATCTCAATTATCTAGAGCTGTAGAAATTAGAGGTGGTAGTAGAAGACCATTATTATCTGATTTACGTGAATCTGGATCTATTGAACAAGATGCAGATATTGTTTTATTTATTTATAGACCAGAATATTATGGTTTTAAAATTTGGGATACAGAAAAAAAAGAATCTTGTATCGGACAAGCAGAAATTATTATAGCTAAACATAGAAATGGAAGTTTAGATAAAATTCGTTTAAAATTTGTTAGTGATCAAGTAAAATTTTTAGATTTTCAAAAAAAAGATTCAAAATATTTCATTTGGGAAGAAAATTATAAAGAAAATTTTTTTATTAAAAATCATGAAAATAATGATTTTTTAGAAGAAGATTTTAATAAAAATTAA
- a CDS encoding acetyl-CoA carboxylase carboxyltransferase subunit alpha, translated as MEYLDFEKPIKEIQDQYINCVLIEKKSGVNMKNVCDQLKLKLEKTIKKLHKKLTPWQRVQLSRHPNRPYTLDYILSITKKESFIELHGDRYIGDDKAMIGGFGKIDNLTFMLIGTQKGKNTKDRQYRRFGMPNPEGYRKALRLMKLSEKFHKPIVTFIDTPGAFPGMDAEKKGQGEAIGKNIYEMMCLKVPIIVLIIGEGASGGALGIGIGDKVSMMENSWYSVISPESCSTILWGNWKKKEDSAKSLKLTAEDMLKLKLIDDLIKEPLGGAHFNHKKSFQLIKKKIIKYYKELSSIDIDVLIRKRKNKYITIGHFND; from the coding sequence ATGGAATATTTAGATTTTGAAAAACCGATAAAAGAGATTCAGGATCAATATATTAATTGTGTTCTTATCGAAAAAAAAAGTGGGGTAAATATGAAAAATGTTTGTGATCAATTAAAATTGAAATTAGAAAAAACAATTAAAAAATTACATAAAAAATTAACTCCATGGCAAAGAGTTCAATTATCTAGACATCCTAATAGACCTTATACTTTAGATTATATATTATCTATTACTAAAAAAGAATCTTTTATTGAATTACATGGAGATCGTTATATTGGTGATGATAAGGCGATGATAGGAGGTTTTGGAAAAATAGATAATTTAACTTTTATGTTAATAGGGACTCAAAAAGGGAAAAATACAAAAGATAGACAATATAGAAGATTTGGAATGCCTAATCCAGAAGGATATAGAAAGGCATTAAGACTAATGAAATTATCTGAAAAATTTCATAAACCTATTGTTACTTTTATAGATACTCCAGGTGCTTTTCCAGGAATGGATGCTGAAAAAAAAGGTCAAGGAGAAGCAATTGGAAAAAATATTTATGAAATGATGTGTTTAAAAGTTCCAATTATTGTATTAATTATAGGAGAAGGTGCTAGTGGAGGTGCTTTAGGAATTGGAATAGGAGATAAAGTATCTATGATGGAAAATTCTTGGTATTCTGTTATTTCTCCTGAAAGTTGTTCAACTATTCTTTGGGGTAATTGGAAAAAAAAAGAAGATTCTGCAAAATCATTAAAATTAACAGCAGAAGATATGTTAAAATTAAAATTGATAGATGATTTAATTAAAGAACCTTTAGGAGGTGCTCATTTTAATCATAAAAAATCTTTTCAATTAATAAAAAAAAAAATTATTAAATATTATAAAGAATTATCATCTATTGATATTGATGTTCTTATTAGAAAGAGAAAAAACAAATATATTACTATAGGACATTTTAATGATTAA
- a CDS encoding succinate dehydrogenase/fumarate reductase iron-sulfur subunit produces the protein MKKLLSFVLKIWRQKNNKEKGKFYTYKVYDVSPNSSFLEMLDLLNNQIINNSKKETPIAFDHDCREGICGMCSLYINGRAHGKENLTTTCQLYMRRFYNINTIYIEPWRAKPFPIIKDLIVDRSSFDRIIMSGGFISVNTLGKTIDGNMIPISKENADKAFDSAVCIGCGACVAACKNRSAMLFVAAKISQFILLPQGKIERKQRVLNMVKKMDEEGFGNCTNTKSCEIECPKGISTENISLMNKEYIQSFI, from the coding sequence ATGAAAAAATTACTTTCTTTTGTTTTAAAAATATGGAGACAAAAAAATAATAAAGAAAAAGGAAAATTTTATACTTATAAAGTATATGATGTTTCTCCTAATAGTTCTTTTTTAGAAATGTTGGATTTATTAAATAATCAAATTATAAATAATAGTAAAAAGGAAACTCCTATAGCTTTTGATCATGATTGTCGTGAAGGTATTTGTGGAATGTGTTCTTTATATATAAATGGAAGGGCTCATGGAAAAGAAAATTTAACAACTACTTGTCAATTATATATGAGAAGATTTTACAATATTAATACAATATATATTGAACCTTGGAGAGCGAAACCTTTTCCTATTATTAAGGATTTAATAGTAGATAGATCTTCTTTTGATAGAATAATTATGTCAGGAGGATTTATTTCTGTTAATACTTTAGGAAAAACTATAGATGGAAATATGATTCCTATTTCTAAAGAAAATGCAGATAAAGCTTTTGATTCTGCTGTTTGTATTGGATGTGGTGCATGTGTAGCTGCATGTAAAAATAGATCCGCGATGTTATTTGTTGCAGCAAAAATTTCTCAATTTATTTTATTACCTCAAGGGAAAATAGAAAGAAAACAACGTGTATTAAATATGGTAAAAAAAATGGATGAAGAAGGGTTTGGTAATTGTACTAATACAAAATCTTGTGAAATTGAGTGTCCAAAAGGAATTTCTACAGAAAATATTTCTTTAATGAATAAAGAATATATTCAATCTTTTATATAA
- a CDS encoding fumarate reductase/succinate dehydrogenase flavoprotein subunit: MIYNNFISKIPNGSLNDQWKNHKSTLKLVSPNNRSKLDIIIIGSGLSGGSAAATLAELGYKIKIFCYQDSPRRAHSVAAQGGINASKNYQGDNDSVDQLFYDTIKGGDYRSRESNVYRLSEISSNIIDQCVAQGVPFARDYSGYLENRSFGGTKVSRTFYAKGQTGQQLLLACYSAMSRQIGKGRIKMYTRHEMLDIVIIDGKARGIIARNLINGEIERHSSHAVIIASGGYGNVFFLSTNAMGSNSTAIWKVHKRGGYFANPCYTQIHPTCIPIHGNYQSKLTLMSESLRNDGRIWVPKKIEDALLIRNGNKIPKDIQEIERDYYLERRYPSFGNLVPRDVASRAAKERCDKGFGVVNNETKEGVFLDFTTYIKQYGKEKTNELGIHNSNEKTIQKLGKKGLKDKYGNLFHMYEKITNENPYETPMKIYPAVHYTMGGIWVDYNLMSTIPGCYVIGEANFSDHGANRLGASALMQGLADGYFIIPYTIADYLSEYIGKNNKKISIKHENFENSEKKVKNKIKKLLLNNGNISPDFFHKKLGNIMWKYVGMSRNENGLLKAIKDIQKLRNNFWKNIYIPGIDGFNSELEKAIRIADFLELGELISMDALKRKESCGSHFREEYKTKEGEALRDDINYKYVSVWEYNKGKPISEEIFHKESLIFNFSKLQFRSYK, translated from the coding sequence ATGATTTATAATAATTTTATATCAAAAATACCAAATGGATCATTAAATGATCAATGGAAAAATCATAAATCTACTTTAAAATTAGTATCTCCTAATAATAGATCAAAATTAGATATTATTATTATTGGATCAGGATTATCTGGTGGATCTGCTGCTGCTACATTAGCAGAATTAGGATATAAAATTAAAATTTTTTGTTATCAAGATTCACCTAGAAGAGCACATTCTGTAGCTGCTCAAGGTGGAATTAATGCATCAAAAAATTATCAAGGAGATAATGATTCTGTTGATCAACTTTTCTATGATACAATTAAAGGAGGTGATTATCGATCACGTGAATCTAATGTTTATCGTTTATCTGAAATTTCATCTAATATTATTGATCAATGTGTAGCTCAAGGAGTTCCATTTGCTAGAGATTATTCTGGTTATTTAGAAAATAGATCTTTTGGTGGGACAAAAGTATCTAGAACTTTTTATGCTAAAGGACAAACAGGACAACAACTTTTGCTTGCATGTTATTCCGCTATGTCTAGACAAATAGGAAAAGGAAGAATAAAAATGTATACTCGTCATGAAATGTTAGATATAGTTATAATAGATGGAAAAGCTAGAGGGATTATTGCTAGAAACTTAATTAATGGAGAAATTGAACGTCATTCTAGTCATGCAGTCATTATAGCATCAGGAGGTTATGGAAATGTATTTTTTTTATCTACAAATGCTATGGGATCTAATTCTACAGCGATATGGAAAGTTCATAAAAGAGGAGGTTATTTTGCAAATCCTTGTTATACTCAAATTCATCCTACATGTATTCCTATCCATGGAAATTATCAATCTAAATTAACATTAATGTCAGAATCATTAAGAAATGATGGAAGAATATGGGTCCCAAAAAAAATAGAAGATGCTTTATTAATAAGAAATGGAAATAAAATACCTAAAGATATTCAAGAAATAGAAAGAGATTATTATTTAGAAAGACGTTATCCTTCATTTGGTAATCTTGTTCCAAGAGATGTTGCATCTCGTGCTGCAAAAGAACGTTGTGATAAAGGATTTGGAGTAGTAAATAATGAAACTAAAGAAGGTGTTTTTTTAGATTTTACTACTTATATAAAACAATATGGAAAAGAAAAAACTAATGAATTAGGAATACATAATTCAAATGAAAAAACAATACAAAAATTAGGAAAAAAAGGATTAAAAGATAAATATGGAAATTTATTTCATATGTATGAAAAAATTACTAATGAAAATCCTTATGAAACTCCTATGAAAATATATCCTGCTGTTCATTATACTATGGGAGGTATATGGGTAGATTATAATTTAATGTCTACTATTCCAGGTTGTTATGTAATAGGAGAAGCTAATTTTTCTGATCATGGTGCAAATCGTCTTGGAGCTTCTGCTTTAATGCAAGGATTAGCTGATGGATATTTTATTATACCTTATACTATTGCAGATTATTTATCTGAATATATAGGAAAAAATAATAAGAAAATATCTATAAAACATGAAAATTTTGAAAATTCAGAAAAAAAAGTAAAAAATAAAATAAAAAAATTATTATTAAATAATGGAAATATATCTCCTGATTTTTTTCATAAAAAGCTTGGAAATATTATGTGGAAATATGTAGGAATGAGTAGAAATGAAAATGGATTATTAAAAGCGATAAAGGATATACAAAAACTTCGTAATAATTTTTGGAAAAATATTTATATACCTGGAATAGATGGATTCAATTCAGAATTAGAAAAAGCTATTCGTATAGCTGATTTTTTAGAATTAGGAGAATTAATTTCTATGGATGCGTTAAAAAGAAAGGAATCTTGTGGTAGTCATTTTAGAGAAGAATATAAAACAAAAGAAGGTGAAGCATTACGTGATGATATAAATTATAAATATGTTTCTGTGTGGGAATATAATAAAGGGAAACCTATTTCTGAAGAAATTTTTCATAAAGAATCTTTAATATTTAATTTTTCAAAATTACAATTTCGTTCTTATAAATAA
- a CDS encoding succinate dehydrogenase cytochrome b subunit — protein sequence MNSNYLMIQSSIGRKIIMAITGIFLIFFLLLHLSINFFLFYGEKTFNNAVIFMRSNIFIKISEYILALGFIIHILLGFKLHLKNKKSKGKIDYYIKNDITTFSSKSMIYTGFLILCFLILHLMNFMIPIYNKPIISDYILVISLFKNPIYTLIYLISFCILGIHLNHGFQSTFQSLGFSNKRNFFWIQKLGYFYTWFICCGFSIIAIWFFLKN from the coding sequence GTGAATTCTAATTATTTAATGATTCAATCTTCTATTGGTAGAAAAATAATAATGGCAATTACCGGAATTTTTTTGATATTTTTTTTATTATTACATTTAAGTATTAATTTTTTTCTTTTTTATGGAGAAAAAACATTTAATAATGCCGTTATTTTTATGAGAAGTAATATTTTTATAAAAATATCAGAATATATATTAGCTTTAGGTTTTATTATTCATATTTTACTAGGATTCAAATTACATTTAAAAAATAAAAAATCAAAAGGTAAAATAGATTATTATATCAAAAATGATATTACTACTTTTAGTAGTAAAAGTATGATTTATACTGGTTTTTTGATTTTATGTTTTTTAATTTTACATTTGATGAATTTTATGATTCCTATATATAATAAACCTATTATTTCTGATTATATATTAGTTATTTCTTTATTTAAAAATCCTATATATACATTAATATATCTTATCTCTTTTTGTATTTTAGGAATTCATTTAAATCATGGATTCCAATCTACTTTTCAATCTTTAGGTTTTTCTAATAAAAGAAATTTTTTTTGGATACAAAAATTAGGTTATTTTTATACTTGGTTTATTTGTTGTGGTTTTTCTATTATTGCTATTTGGTTTTTTTTAAAAAATTAA
- a CDS encoding cysteine desulfurase family protein, with protein sequence MKRAYLDNAATTPVRSEVIKVMINTLKYSFGNPSSMQHSYGRKTRSLIEESRISIAKNINASPSEIIFTSGGTEANNLILRSAVINLKIQCILTSPLEHYSVLKTVLDLSNKYSICVEFIKIKNKGIIDLNHLEQKLKINFKKKILVSLMYANNEIGNLLDLDQVGNLCKKYNAYFHSDTIQIIGNYPIDMHQNTVDFATASAHKFYGPKGIGFIFIKEKNLKKMKSLMTGGYQEYGIRPGTENIYGIVGLSKALNLAYSDLQKNLKKIQNLKSYCISELKKIQYDIIFNGLSNIPNKSIPTILNIFYPKKDHLLYFHLDLMGIAISKGSSCTSKQLKKISHVISSITNNEHFLKKMMPIRISFGIFNEKKDIDLLIDAFKKINKN encoded by the coding sequence ATGAAACGAGCTTATTTAGATAATGCAGCAACAACTCCTGTAAGAAGTGAGGTAATCAAAGTTATGATTAATACATTAAAATATTCATTTGGTAATCCTTCTTCTATGCAACACAGTTATGGAAGAAAAACTCGTTCACTTATAGAAGAATCTAGAATTAGTATAGCAAAAAATATTAATGCTTCTCCATCAGAGATTATTTTTACTTCTGGAGGAACAGAAGCTAATAATCTTATTTTAAGATCTGCTGTGATTAATTTAAAAATTCAATGTATTTTAACTTCTCCTTTAGAACATTATTCTGTATTAAAAACTGTTTTAGACTTATCTAATAAATATTCAATTTGTGTAGAATTTATTAAAATCAAAAATAAAGGAATAATAGATTTAAATCATCTTGAACAAAAATTAAAAATAAATTTTAAAAAAAAAATATTAGTTAGTTTAATGTATGCTAACAATGAAATAGGTAATTTATTAGATTTAGATCAAGTTGGAAATCTTTGTAAAAAATATAATGCTTATTTTCATTCAGATACTATACAAATTATTGGAAATTATCCAATAGATATGCATCAAAATACTGTAGATTTTGCTACAGCTAGTGCTCATAAATTTTATGGTCCTAAAGGAATTGGTTTTATTTTTATCAAAGAAAAAAATTTAAAAAAAATGAAATCATTGATGACTGGAGGATATCAAGAATATGGAATTCGTCCAGGAACAGAAAATATTTATGGTATTGTAGGATTATCAAAAGCTTTAAATTTAGCTTATAGTGATTTACAAAAAAATTTAAAAAAAATACAAAATTTAAAATCTTATTGTATTTCAGAATTAAAAAAAATTCAATATGATATTATTTTTAATGGATTATCTAATATTCCAAATAAAAGTATTCCTACTATTTTAAATATTTTTTATCCAAAAAAAGATCATTTATTATATTTTCATTTAGATTTAATGGGAATTGCTATTTCTAAAGGAAGTTCTTGTACTTCAAAACAATTAAAAAAAATTTCTCATGTTATATCATCTATAACTAATAATGAACATTTTTTAAAAAAGATGATGCCAATTAGAATTTCTTTTGGAATTTTTAATGAAAAAAAAGATATAGATCTATTAATAGATGCTTTTAAAAAAATTAATAAAAATTAA